A window of the Bacteriovorax sp. PP10 genome harbors these coding sequences:
- a CDS encoding alpha/beta hydrolase — MKRNGIHTFFNRNLILAKLISIRYLSEYFPKVAAHIFSGIWFKVSRPNLNPKRDEWISKSIPFEVSHRGKKLPVYVRRHEAFIGQVVLIHGWSGRWDQLIKIGDALHQKGFEIVFFDLPSHGENIGDESDIFEFSEFLKLVDEKLNLLSPIVICHSAGFLTIALAKLTKGFPLSKLVTINSPAKFDYLIEVFEEKIRFSSRLIPELWKIVDKRAGVVDAKTQLDTHHMASIDSKSVLIFHDQNDKEVLVSQAEEMKKIWREARFIKTQGLGHNRILADQMVIDEISSFCLGNKSLEKN, encoded by the coding sequence ATGAAGCGAAACGGTATTCATACATTTTTTAATCGCAATTTAATTTTAGCTAAGCTCATTTCCATTAGATATTTAAGTGAATATTTTCCAAAAGTAGCTGCTCATATTTTTTCTGGCATTTGGTTCAAGGTTTCAAGGCCGAATCTGAATCCTAAGCGAGACGAATGGATTTCAAAATCTATCCCATTTGAGGTTTCACATCGCGGAAAAAAACTTCCGGTTTACGTTCGTCGGCACGAAGCATTTATTGGCCAAGTTGTTCTCATTCATGGATGGTCTGGAAGATGGGATCAACTCATTAAAATTGGAGATGCTCTTCATCAAAAAGGATTCGAAATTGTCTTCTTTGATTTGCCATCTCATGGAGAGAACATTGGGGATGAATCCGATATTTTTGAATTCTCTGAATTTTTGAAGTTAGTAGATGAAAAATTGAATCTGTTGTCTCCAATCGTCATTTGCCATTCAGCTGGATTCCTAACTATTGCACTCGCCAAACTTACTAAAGGATTCCCCCTATCGAAACTAGTAACAATTAACTCCCCTGCCAAATTTGATTATTTAATCGAAGTTTTCGAGGAGAAAATTCGTTTTTCTTCCCGTCTTATTCCTGAGCTTTGGAAAATCGTCGACAAAAGAGCTGGAGTGGTCGACGCCAAAACTCAACTCGATACTCACCACATGGCAAGCATAGATTCAAAAAGCGTCCTCATTTTCCATGACCAAAATGATAAAGAGGTATTAGTAAGTCAGGCTGAAGAAATGAAAAAAATCTGGCGAGAAGCTAGGTTTATTAAGACCCAAGGCTTAGGTCACAATAGAATATTAGCAGATCAGATGGTTATAGATGAAATTTCTAGCTTTTGCCTTGGAAACAAATCGCTGGAAAAAAATTAA
- a CDS encoding TetR/AcrR family transcriptional regulator: MKRGNTKEKILKEGRALIQQHGYNGFSFQDIADILKIKKPSLYDHFASKEKLVIAILQNYGNMFDEWSQSVHSLSPIEKIRKVFDVFYAFTSDKRKVCPVLALTTDTHVLSREIQKSMRQFVEKWLLWLEQQIVEGQEIGEIRKDFDPKALSTFIYSQGMGSQFQARIKNDASLTLDSGDMIVTLIRTHSVSNKKSI, encoded by the coding sequence ATGAAAAGAGGCAACACCAAAGAAAAAATTCTAAAAGAAGGTCGGGCGCTAATCCAACAACATGGATACAACGGATTTAGCTTTCAAGATATCGCAGACATTTTGAAAATCAAAAAGCCTAGCCTTTACGATCACTTCGCCAGCAAAGAAAAGTTGGTGATCGCAATTCTTCAAAACTATGGGAATATGTTTGATGAGTGGTCTCAAAGTGTGCATTCTTTGTCCCCTATTGAAAAAATCAGAAAAGTTTTCGATGTTTTTTATGCGTTTACTTCTGACAAGCGAAAGGTTTGTCCTGTGCTCGCATTAACGACGGATACTCATGTCTTGTCACGAGAGATTCAAAAAAGCATGCGACAGTTTGTCGAAAAATGGCTTTTATGGCTCGAGCAACAGATTGTAGAAGGGCAAGAGATTGGTGAAATCCGAAAGGACTTTGATCCAAAGGCCTTATCGACATTCATCTATAGCCAAGGAATGGGCTCTCAATTTCAAGCGCGAATAAAAAACGATGCCTCTCTGACTTTAGATTCCGGAGATATGATAGTTACATTAATTCGGACTCATTCAGTATCAAATAAGAAGTCCATCTGA
- a CDS encoding PhzF family phenazine biosynthesis protein, with product MNIQKIAAFSDENQGGNPAGVLISDQLSTNAEMQKIALDVGFSETVFATPISEGWKVHYFSPESEVPFCGHATIALGAALALRYGNGIFSLTLTNQTKITVEGTIDGSTIMAALQSPPTNSFKADPLLIADALSLFGYMESDLDYRIPPALIHGGSNHLVLALNSRSKLKSMKYDLDKGRTLMNENSLVTILLVYAESDQLFHTRNPFASGGIYEDSATGAATAALGGYLRDLNWPHKGHIDIVQGEDMGMRSKLRAEIGNIAGSSIRVSGTARIM from the coding sequence ATGAACATACAAAAAATTGCGGCTTTCTCAGATGAAAATCAAGGTGGAAATCCTGCAGGAGTTTTAATCTCTGATCAATTATCTACTAACGCCGAAATGCAAAAGATTGCCTTAGACGTCGGGTTTTCAGAAACTGTTTTTGCAACTCCTATCTCTGAAGGGTGGAAAGTGCATTATTTCTCACCCGAATCAGAAGTCCCATTTTGTGGTCATGCCACAATTGCTCTTGGTGCAGCTCTTGCTTTGAGATACGGTAATGGCATATTTTCATTAACGCTCACTAATCAAACAAAGATCACTGTTGAAGGAACAATTGATGGATCTACAATTATGGCCGCACTACAATCACCTCCGACAAATAGTTTTAAAGCTGATCCATTATTAATTGCTGATGCTCTTTCTCTTTTTGGATATATGGAAAGTGATCTCGATTATCGAATACCGCCAGCTCTTATTCATGGTGGCTCTAATCATCTTGTTTTGGCCTTAAATTCTCGTTCTAAGCTGAAGTCAATGAAGTATGATCTTGATAAAGGCCGAACTCTTATGAATGAAAATTCTCTTGTTACTATTTTATTAGTTTATGCTGAAAGTGATCAGCTCTTTCATACACGTAATCCATTTGCCTCTGGTGGGATCTATGAAGATTCAGCGACAGGAGCAGCTACAGCAGCGTTGGGAGGTTATCTACGAGACTTAAACTGGCCTCACAAGGGGCACATCGACATAGTTCAAGGTGAGGATATGGGAATGCGTTCTAAGTTAAGAGCTGAAATTGGAAATATTGCTGGTAGTTCGATACGTGTATCTGGAACTGCTAGGATTATGTAA
- a CDS encoding MBL fold metallo-hydrolase, with translation MLKIHQIRNATVVIEWKENFLLVDPMLSPKGKLPSFKYFTLNRRRNPLVELPDLFHQLKPKINSVLITHCQKGHFDHLDSYGYKYLNETGLLTYCSKKDEKFLSKKNVNVKSIQDNVIAPFLGGSIETVEALHGRGFMGALMEHGRGYFIQFPDGPGLYIMGDTVLTSEIKKFVLDKKPDIIIAPAGSARFDIGDEIIMTPVELKELANITSGTIIANHLEAIDHCRQTRSSLKEFIDNEKLSQRILILDDGETYSYQK, from the coding sequence ATGTTAAAAATTCATCAAATTAGAAATGCAACAGTTGTTATTGAATGGAAAGAAAATTTTTTATTAGTCGATCCCATGCTTTCTCCGAAAGGAAAATTACCTAGCTTTAAGTATTTTACATTAAACCGACGAAGAAATCCTTTGGTTGAACTGCCAGATCTATTTCATCAATTAAAACCAAAAATTAATTCGGTACTCATTACTCATTGTCAAAAAGGGCATTTTGATCACCTCGATAGCTATGGATATAAATATCTGAATGAGACAGGTCTTCTAACTTATTGCTCTAAAAAAGATGAAAAGTTTTTATCTAAAAAAAATGTAAACGTTAAGAGTATTCAAGACAATGTTATAGCTCCTTTCCTAGGGGGGAGTATTGAAACAGTTGAAGCCCTTCATGGTAGAGGATTTATGGGAGCATTAATGGAACATGGGCGAGGCTACTTTATTCAATTTCCTGATGGGCCAGGATTATATATTATGGGTGATACTGTTTTAACCTCTGAAATAAAAAAATTTGTATTGGATAAAAAACCAGACATTATTATTGCACCAGCTGGCTCTGCCCGATTTGATATTGGTGACGAAATTATAATGACTCCAGTAGAATTAAAGGAGCTAGCGAATATTACTAGTGGAACTATTATCGCAAATCACTTGGAAGCCATTGATCATTGTAGACAGACACGATCGTCATTAAAAGAGTTTATTGATAATGAAAAATTAAGCCAAAGAATTTTAATTTTAGATGATGGTGAGACATATAGTTATCAGAAATAA
- a CDS encoding GlxA family transcriptional regulator, with product MSANKDKLPISIYVLNIDGCMESAVLGIADIFNLLNRFTGCDYFKVKIIQPQKISQISDADYLIIPPIIDAPFTMRPAIISLLKKVNLSKTKICSVCSGSFQIAFSGLVGSRKLTTHWGYRKEFKELFPSIKLDINEMITEDRSIITAAGIMAYIDLCLYIIKQSLSPTMAQKCAKIILFNGQRTKQSPYMDNSLIKSKNDQENELIDLIETNLAKELTIKTMSKLLGMHERTFLRWFKTQFKTTPLKFINDARMDRAKSFLQKSKLTVDEICHEVGYLDTSSFRRNFRKSTGLTPTEFRNSV from the coding sequence ATGAGTGCAAATAAAGACAAACTTCCAATTTCAATTTACGTGCTCAATATTGATGGGTGTATGGAATCAGCTGTTTTGGGAATAGCAGATATTTTCAATCTCCTAAATCGCTTCACTGGTTGCGATTATTTTAAAGTAAAAATTATCCAACCTCAAAAAATTAGTCAAATTTCAGATGCGGACTATCTCATAATTCCTCCCATCATCGATGCGCCATTTACGATGAGACCGGCCATTATTAGTCTGTTAAAAAAAGTCAATTTAAGCAAGACAAAGATCTGCTCTGTGTGTTCAGGTAGCTTTCAAATCGCCTTTTCAGGATTAGTTGGTTCACGAAAACTAACAACCCACTGGGGGTACAGAAAAGAATTTAAAGAATTGTTTCCTTCGATTAAGTTAGACATAAATGAAATGATTACTGAAGATCGATCAATTATTACAGCTGCCGGAATTATGGCCTATATTGATCTTTGTCTGTATATCATAAAGCAATCTTTATCCCCCACCATGGCCCAAAAATGCGCTAAAATAATTCTTTTTAATGGCCAGCGAACCAAACAGTCTCCCTATATGGATAACTCACTCATTAAATCAAAGAATGATCAGGAAAATGAATTAATTGATCTAATAGAGACCAATCTGGCAAAAGAGTTAACAATAAAAACAATGTCAAAACTTTTAGGAATGCATGAACGGACATTTCTGAGATGGTTTAAAACTCAGTTTAAAACCACCCCTCTTAAATTTATCAATGATGCCCGCATGGACAGAGCAAAGTCTTTTCTACAAAAGAGTAAGCTGACAGTTGATGAAATTTGTCACGAGGTTGGGTACCTTGATACCAGCTCCTTTAGAAGAAATTTCAGAAAATCTACAGGTCTTACTCCAACTGAGTTTAGAAATTCAGTTTGA
- a CDS encoding cysteine hydrolase family protein, with translation MIDAQKGFLESDYWGKRNNPNLEKNIEHLLKIYRELKLPVLHVQHLSTEEKSPLSPGQKGVEFISELEPEFGERIFQKSVNSAFIGTNLEKYLKSNKIKSLTMAGFTSDHCVSTTARMASNLGFDVLIAHDATATFDRIGIDGAIHPAELVHQISLASLDKEFANILSCYELETNLFFPTKF, from the coding sequence TTGATTGATGCTCAAAAGGGATTTCTTGAATCTGATTACTGGGGAAAGCGCAATAATCCAAATTTGGAAAAAAATATTGAACATCTTTTGAAAATTTATCGTGAGTTAAAACTACCGGTGCTACACGTCCAGCATCTTTCGACTGAAGAAAAATCGCCTTTAAGTCCAGGTCAAAAAGGAGTCGAATTTATCTCGGAACTTGAGCCAGAATTCGGTGAACGTATTTTTCAAAAATCTGTGAATAGCGCATTTATCGGAACAAATTTAGAAAAATATTTAAAGTCTAATAAAATTAAGTCTCTCACAATGGCAGGCTTCACATCCGATCATTGCGTTTCCACCACTGCAAGGATGGCATCTAATTTGGGTTTCGATGTCTTGATTGCTCATGATGCTACAGCAACATTTGACCGAATTGGAATTGATGGAGCTATTCATCCTGCAGAGCTTGTTCATCAGATAAGTTTAGCCAGCCTCGATAAAGAATTTGCCAATATTTTATCTTGCTATGAGCTTGAAACAAATTTATTTTTCCCTACAAAATTCTAA
- a CDS encoding DUF2239 family protein, which produces MNNDKTTFTAFEGHSLIAYGDLAEVVLKIKSSIGKASISTILIFSDITGKTIDFNFHGSKQEILKRLEVYTSVQDAGLSSGPGRPKLGVVSREVSLLPRHWEWLATQRGGASATIRMLVEDAMKKASSGQSAKQVQDRVYQIMSVLAGDLSDYEEALRAMYKKDKKSFLGFIGNWPNDVQNYLLKSSKEIFEV; this is translated from the coding sequence ATGAATAACGACAAAACGACATTTACAGCTTTTGAAGGTCACTCTCTAATTGCCTATGGAGACCTGGCAGAGGTTGTACTCAAAATTAAAAGTTCCATTGGTAAAGCATCAATCAGTACAATACTAATTTTCAGCGATATTACCGGTAAAACTATTGATTTCAATTTTCATGGAAGCAAGCAGGAAATTCTTAAAAGGCTGGAAGTCTATACGTCTGTTCAAGATGCCGGTCTTTCAAGCGGACCAGGAAGACCTAAACTTGGAGTGGTTTCAAGAGAAGTTTCTTTATTACCTCGTCACTGGGAGTGGTTGGCAACTCAACGTGGTGGAGCATCAGCAACGATTCGAATGCTAGTTGAAGATGCAATGAAAAAAGCTTCCAGTGGGCAGAGTGCTAAACAGGTTCAGGATAGGGTCTATCAGATCATGTCTGTTCTGGCCGGTGATTTAAGTGACTATGAAGAAGCTTTAAGAGCAATGTATAAAAAAGATAAAAAATCTTTTTTAGGGTTTATCGGGAATTGGCCTAACGATGTTCAGAATTATTTGTTGAAATCTTCTAAGGAAATTTTCGAGGTATAA
- a CDS encoding class I SAM-dependent methyltransferase has product MIKHVSDTSAWVAYYRALETERSDSIFKDNFARLLLGYRSTEFARVQSNVNKWTNWTVVMRTFIIDNMIRDLISQGHTTFVNLGAGLDSRPYRMQLDSKIKWIEVDFPHLIEEKNKVLSIFNPSCDLERVALDLSKHDERIALLESLSERFETIVVLTEGVLPYLSEEEVSELSDDMMRFPSFKFWICEYFSPKSYHVLKNPKQMKVLKHTPFKFFPEVWMDFFKSRGWKLVEIKYYVDTSEQLGRATPLPAIFKLISFFMGKKWALPFRRMSGYIMWKR; this is encoded by the coding sequence ATGATAAAACATGTATCAGACACTTCTGCATGGGTTGCTTATTATAGAGCACTTGAAACAGAGAGAAGTGATTCCATTTTTAAGGACAATTTTGCAAGACTCCTTCTTGGATACAGATCAACTGAATTTGCAAGGGTGCAGTCTAACGTGAATAAGTGGACGAACTGGACTGTTGTCATGAGAACTTTCATTATTGATAACATGATCAGAGATTTAATCTCACAAGGTCATACAACTTTTGTGAACCTTGGGGCAGGTCTCGATAGCAGACCATATAGAATGCAGTTGGATTCAAAAATTAAATGGATTGAAGTAGATTTTCCACATTTGATTGAAGAAAAAAATAAGGTTCTATCAATCTTTAATCCAAGTTGTGATCTGGAAAGAGTTGCCCTGGATTTATCAAAACACGATGAAAGAATTGCATTACTTGAATCTTTAAGTGAGAGATTTGAAACGATTGTGGTTTTAACAGAAGGTGTTTTGCCATATTTAAGTGAAGAAGAGGTATCAGAGTTATCTGACGACATGATGAGGTTTCCATCTTTTAAATTCTGGATTTGCGAATACTTTTCACCAAAGTCTTATCATGTCTTAAAAAATCCAAAACAAATGAAAGTTCTTAAGCACACTCCGTTTAAATTTTTTCCGGAAGTATGGATGGATTTTTTTAAGAGCAGGGGATGGAAATTAGTAGAGATAAAATATTATGTTGATACCTCAGAGCAGCTTGGAAGAGCGACTCCGCTTCCAGCGATTTTTAAACTAATTTCTTTTTTTATGGGAAAAAAATGGGCACTGCCCTTTAGAAGAATGTCCGGTTATATAATGTGGAAAAGATAA
- a CDS encoding CRTAC1 family protein yields MTKNFIKIFIFSIIFIIGTYFYTRSSIYPNLFAVYDITAKIKTDVKQDFSGAVLINLDEDPDNEIFIAGHGSSNLFLKSVKDELIPINIPELEDSKGLSFSVTACDLDYDGRDELLVINHSPLENSESQSKVFKYSNGKWENLLTASDPITSILNKGYSSTCIDRKGDGRYGVAVASENGKIAYIEMQNSKFVDIASEIGLGLTSKGRSILGVPGPLGFTNIFVGNEGPNFYFKNNGAGFFTEVAEKVGLSDPFLNARGISLIDHNNDEIIDIVYGNDKGPTRLYEQTRDGKFIEVTPEIMKRTYAVNSAVVGDFNLDGFEDLYLNNIRGHNKIFSHFKDKWFELDREIFEEKELFGISTIAGDLNHDGSYDILNTHGDKILSPITLYTIKPEGEWIKFSANYQSGTIPRGMTIVLRTNKRVQVRAISSGSGRFANYDQEVIFGLLKDESAQSVEVILPSGKRVEYGGKLVQSKTNHMIIP; encoded by the coding sequence ATGACAAAAAATTTTATTAAAATTTTCATATTCAGTATCATTTTTATTATTGGAACATATTTTTACACAAGAAGTTCTATCTACCCAAATCTATTCGCAGTTTATGACATTACAGCTAAAATTAAAACCGATGTAAAACAAGACTTTTCAGGTGCAGTACTTATTAATTTAGATGAAGATCCTGACAATGAAATTTTCATCGCAGGTCATGGCAGCAGTAATCTTTTTCTCAAGTCCGTTAAAGATGAATTGATACCCATTAATATCCCCGAGCTTGAGGATTCAAAAGGACTTTCATTTTCTGTCACTGCTTGTGATTTAGACTATGATGGAAGAGATGAACTTTTAGTTATTAACCACTCACCTCTGGAAAATAGTGAATCGCAAAGTAAGGTGTTTAAATATTCCAACGGTAAGTGGGAAAATTTATTAACGGCGAGCGATCCTATTACATCGATTCTCAATAAAGGTTACTCTTCTACATGCATAGACAGAAAAGGTGACGGGAGATATGGCGTAGCCGTGGCCAGTGAAAATGGTAAGATCGCTTATATAGAAATGCAGAATTCTAAGTTTGTAGATATTGCTTCAGAGATTGGATTAGGTTTAACTTCAAAAGGAAGAAGTATTCTGGGTGTACCGGGGCCACTAGGATTTACAAATATTTTTGTCGGTAATGAAGGACCAAATTTTTATTTTAAAAATAATGGAGCAGGTTTTTTTACAGAAGTTGCTGAAAAAGTGGGATTAAGCGATCCTTTTCTAAATGCTCGAGGCATAAGCCTCATTGATCATAATAACGATGAAATAATAGACATCGTTTATGGAAATGATAAAGGACCTACAAGGCTTTATGAGCAAACTAGAGATGGTAAATTTATAGAGGTTACACCGGAAATAATGAAAAGGACTTATGCAGTCAATTCAGCAGTTGTAGGAGATTTTAATCTGGATGGTTTTGAAGATCTCTATTTAAATAATATTCGCGGACATAATAAAATATTTTCTCATTTCAAAGATAAATGGTTTGAACTGGATCGAGAAATATTTGAAGAAAAAGAATTATTTGGTATATCGACTATTGCTGGAGATTTAAATCATGATGGCAGCTATGATATACTTAATACTCATGGTGATAAAATTCTCTCCCCGATAACTCTGTATACAATAAAACCTGAAGGTGAGTGGATAAAGTTTTCTGCAAATTATCAATCAGGAACGATACCGAGAGGTATGACTATTGTTTTGAGAACCAATAAGCGTGTACAGGTTCGTGCCATTAGTTCAGGCTCGGGGAGATTTGCCAATTATGATCAGGAGGTCATTTTCGGTTTACTGAAAGATGAATCTGCTCAATCAGTGGAGGTCATTTTACCTTCAGGTAAAAGAGTAGAATATGGTGGGAAACTAGTTCAATCAAAGACAAATCATATGATAATTCCGTAA
- a CDS encoding L,D-transpeptidase: MKTKVKPLLLLSLMSISPLSGLHAQELGSEPVVLTTSANEFFVALNGLRVRSTPEDAGKTMGVLSLNEKVRVVSPELINGKYVQIEIIATANKIISAERYYVVQEYLSAKVIDYKEFVGKYFVVVNVATETLRLYERQCLDNSCPSKMVMETEVVVGEDRDHPAAEKGKGRSIVGSYRVTGWTKFYQDGGGHYPSWYKDGYPMPPEIGNNNWNDWFKKKYMPEDANGDKHGAMRGAFGWYTAFVAPGAFGQWTHGTIGWGENKDEFIQQTKKFVANVVSNPRSSGCTRNNNEAIAFLREMIETGTPIIKIYAKEELLDKKLSDYTEETKPWQYILTKKAGERSGRASVLKSLGVTGAEADMFWSAKRAGSDMIIDPASSLNQILEVGTYDVDVMPTVIKYTPGEDMGKIKRSVGRKGNVYGVKSKDMSSGVFYVDAGVLADYHHPKTILEVSGFEDEETPPWMDSKNIK, from the coding sequence ATGAAAACTAAAGTAAAACCCTTACTGCTTCTATCTCTAATGTCTATTTCACCACTTTCAGGACTCCACGCTCAAGAATTAGGTTCAGAACCAGTTGTGCTAACAACTAGTGCAAATGAATTTTTCGTGGCCTTAAATGGATTGAGAGTTCGCTCAACTCCTGAAGATGCCGGTAAAACAATGGGCGTATTAAGTCTGAATGAAAAAGTTCGTGTTGTAAGTCCTGAGCTTATTAATGGTAAGTATGTTCAAATCGAAATCATTGCAACTGCAAATAAAATTATTTCGGCAGAAAGATATTATGTTGTCCAAGAATATCTTTCTGCAAAAGTTATCGACTATAAAGAATTCGTTGGAAAATATTTTGTTGTCGTAAACGTTGCAACTGAAACTCTTAGACTTTATGAAAGACAATGTTTAGATAATTCTTGCCCAAGCAAGATGGTAATGGAAACTGAAGTCGTAGTAGGAGAAGACCGCGACCATCCAGCTGCTGAAAAAGGAAAAGGGCGATCAATTGTTGGTTCGTACCGTGTAACAGGTTGGACAAAATTCTATCAAGATGGCGGGGGACATTACCCATCATGGTATAAAGATGGATATCCGATGCCTCCAGAGATTGGAAATAACAATTGGAACGATTGGTTTAAGAAAAAATACATGCCAGAAGATGCTAACGGTGACAAACATGGGGCCATGAGAGGGGCCTTTGGTTGGTACACTGCTTTTGTTGCACCTGGGGCATTTGGGCAGTGGACTCATGGAACAATTGGTTGGGGAGAAAACAAAGATGAGTTTATCCAGCAAACTAAGAAATTTGTGGCAAACGTTGTTTCAAATCCAAGAAGCTCTGGATGCACAAGAAACAATAATGAAGCGATCGCTTTTCTAAGAGAGATGATTGAGACAGGAACGCCGATTATTAAAATTTATGCAAAAGAAGAACTTCTTGATAAAAAATTATCTGATTACACAGAAGAAACAAAGCCGTGGCAGTATATTTTAACTAAGAAAGCAGGAGAGAGATCTGGACGTGCAAGCGTTTTAAAATCTCTTGGAGTAACTGGCGCTGAAGCAGATATGTTCTGGAGCGCGAAGCGTGCTGGAAGCGACATGATTATTGATCCGGCAAGTTCGCTAAACCAGATTTTAGAAGTTGGAACTTATGATGTAGATGTAATGCCTACAGTGATTAAATACACTCCAGGTGAAGACATGGGAAAAATCAAGAGATCTGTAGGAAGAAAAGGGAATGTTTATGGAGTTAAATCTAAAGACATGTCTTCTGGTGTTTTTTATGTAGATGCTGGAGTTCTTGCTGATTATCATCACCCGAAAACGATCTTAGAAGTTTCTGGATTTGAAGATGAAGAAACTCCACCGTGGATGGATTCAAAAAATATTAAATAG
- a CDS encoding large conductance mechanosensitive channel protein MscL encodes MVKEFYNFLKAYSVIGLAIAVVIGGKLNDLISSLVNDLLMPLIFQPALKAANVDDVRKLSYNGIFYGKVLGTLVDFIIVALVVFFISKLVLREETVTKK; translated from the coding sequence ATGGTAAAAGAATTTTATAATTTTCTAAAAGCGTATAGTGTAATCGGCCTGGCCATCGCTGTTGTCATTGGAGGAAAACTCAATGACCTCATCAGTAGTCTTGTTAATGATTTGCTTATGCCTCTTATTTTCCAACCGGCCCTTAAAGCTGCCAATGTCGATGACGTGAGAAAGCTAAGTTACAACGGCATTTTCTATGGAAAAGTATTAGGTACATTGGTCGATTTTATTATTGTCGCTCTTGTCGTTTTCTTCATCTCGAAATTAGTTCTCAGAGAAGAGACTGTTACTAAAAAATAG
- a CDS encoding COG4705 family protein: MNTEIDSNKLPPVDIYFWIMIITATTLGETAGDLLSMTMKVGYAWSSVILIALFVIALGVQLVSKSKHRGLFWTVIILTSTAGTTVSDYITRSLELGYTQGSLLLLAILVAVFGLWRIKAKTLSIDSVKTVQVEALYWAAILFSSTLGTSLGDFLSDDTGLNLGFGAGTALLAALLLLIAVLTLFTKMSRVFLFWAAIIVTHPIGACMGDYLTKPTALGFGPLSSTIGLLLLFIMVATAIGYKNKTV, translated from the coding sequence ATGAACACTGAAATTGATTCTAATAAACTTCCGCCGGTTGATATTTACTTTTGGATTATGATTATCACTGCGACGACTTTAGGTGAAACAGCAGGGGACTTACTTTCAATGACGATGAAAGTTGGATATGCATGGAGTTCGGTTATTTTAATTGCCCTCTTTGTTATTGCTTTAGGTGTCCAGCTTGTTTCAAAGAGCAAACACCGTGGTCTTTTTTGGACAGTTATTATTCTTACTAGTACAGCTGGAACTACGGTTTCAGACTATATAACAAGAAGTCTGGAACTGGGCTATACGCAGGGGTCATTACTCCTTTTGGCAATTCTAGTGGCAGTCTTTGGTTTATGGCGAATCAAAGCTAAAACACTTTCTATAGATAGTGTGAAAACTGTTCAGGTTGAAGCACTTTATTGGGCGGCGATTTTATTCTCCAGTACTCTTGGGACATCATTAGGAGATTTTTTATCTGATGATACCGGATTAAATCTTGGGTTTGGAGCAGGGACGGCATTGCTTGCTGCTTTATTGCTTTTGATTGCAGTCTTAACCCTTTTTACTAAAATGTCCCGCGTATTTTTATTCTGGGCCGCTATCATTGTGACTCACCCAATTGGTGCGTGTATGGGGGATTATCTCACTAAACCAACTGCCCTAGGGTTTGGACCTTTGTCATCTACCATTGGGCTGCTGCTATTATTTATTATGGTTGCTACAGCTATTGGGTATAAAAATAAAACAGTATAA
- a CDS encoding EamA family transporter, whose product MILSWQLFAFGSAFFAALTAIFGKIGVHDMNSNLATFLRTIVILIMSALLITSRNEWVKPDTLPTKSIIFLVLSGIATGFSWLCYYRALQMGPASKVAPIDKLSVVFVVIFALLFLGEKLTWKVGLGTLFVGIGAVLMAI is encoded by the coding sequence ATGATACTTTCATGGCAACTATTTGCATTTGGTTCTGCTTTTTTTGCAGCTCTTACAGCAATCTTTGGAAAGATTGGAGTTCATGATATGAATTCTAATCTTGCTACATTTTTGAGAACAATCGTCATTCTCATAATGAGTGCTTTGCTTATTACCTCTCGTAATGAATGGGTTAAACCAGATACACTGCCTACTAAGAGTATTATTTTTTTAGTGTTATCAGGTATTGCTACAGGCTTTTCATGGTTATGCTATTACCGAGCTTTACAAATGGGGCCAGCTTCAAAAGTGGCCCCTATCGATAAACTAAGCGTAGTCTTTGTAGTCATTTTTGCATTACTTTTCTTGGGAGAAAAATTAACATGGAAAGTGGGGCTAGGAACTTTATTCGTGGGCATCGGTGCAGTTCTCATGGCCATCTAA